A DNA window from Streptomyces parvus contains the following coding sequences:
- a CDS encoding DEAD/DEAH box helicase → MTLPVALSGSDVIGQAKTGTGKTLGFGLPLLERVTVPADVEAGRAKPEQLTDAPQALVVVPTRELCQQVTNDLLTAGKVRNVRVLAIYGGRAYEPQVEALKKGVDVIVGTPGRLLDLAGQRKLDLSHIRGLVLDEADEMLDLGFLPDVERIITMLPPKRQTMLFSATMPGAVISLARRYMSQPTHINATSPDDEGTTVKNTVQHVYRAHNMDKPEMLARILQAEGRGLAMIFCRTKRTAADIAEQLEKRGFASGAVHGDLGQGAREQALRAFRNGKVDVLVCTDVAARGIDVEGVTHVVNYQSPEDEKTYLHRIGRTGRAGAKGIAITLVDWDDIPRWQLINKALDLKFPDPPETYSTSPHLFEELGIPAGTKGVLPRAERTRAGLRAEEVEDLGETGGRGRKAAAPAPVREEREPRTRTPRQRRRTRGGEAAAEAGAATVPAPAKEATPVSPAGDEAAEAPRTPRRRRRTRLGAPEAVAEAAVAVTEAPAVPAPVAEAAPVIEAAPVAEPVAEPVAETKPRRRRSRAAAKPVAEETAAPVAAAPAAPAPAEFQTVAVAAGVIEPATEPKAVRPRRRTRVVKPADEVDFQIAPAAEPEPDVKTRRRPARATKPKTESKAKAETKAKAEPKAETKATETAPAAEPKARATKATRSRAKAETAEPAAKKATTKAAKAASEPVATEQPAVEAPAAEAEAKPRRRRATRSVTSATTQEAAVVSAAEAVASEAAAEPKPRRRRATRPAGAASVTTTEG, encoded by the coding sequence CTGACGCTCCCCGTAGCCCTCTCCGGCTCCGACGTCATCGGCCAGGCCAAGACCGGCACCGGAAAGACGCTCGGCTTCGGTCTCCCGCTCCTGGAGCGCGTGACCGTCCCCGCCGACGTCGAGGCGGGCCGCGCCAAGCCCGAGCAGCTGACCGACGCGCCGCAGGCGCTCGTCGTCGTCCCCACCCGCGAGCTGTGCCAGCAGGTCACCAACGACCTGCTCACGGCCGGCAAGGTCCGTAACGTCCGCGTTCTCGCGATCTACGGCGGCCGGGCGTACGAGCCCCAGGTCGAGGCCCTCAAGAAGGGCGTCGACGTGATCGTCGGCACCCCGGGCCGTCTGCTGGACCTGGCGGGCCAGCGCAAGCTCGACCTCTCCCACATCCGCGGGCTCGTCCTCGACGAGGCCGACGAGATGCTGGACCTGGGCTTCCTGCCCGACGTCGAGCGCATCATCACGATGCTGCCGCCCAAGCGTCAGACGATGCTGTTCTCGGCCACCATGCCGGGTGCCGTCATCAGCCTCGCGCGCCGCTACATGTCGCAGCCGACGCACATCAACGCCACGTCGCCCGACGACGAGGGCACGACCGTGAAGAACACGGTCCAGCACGTCTACCGCGCCCACAACATGGACAAGCCGGAGATGCTCGCCCGCATCCTCCAGGCCGAGGGCCGCGGGCTGGCGATGATCTTCTGCCGGACGAAGCGCACGGCCGCCGACATCGCCGAGCAGCTGGAAAAGCGCGGCTTCGCCTCCGGCGCGGTCCACGGCGACCTCGGCCAGGGCGCCCGCGAGCAGGCGCTGCGCGCCTTCCGCAACGGCAAGGTCGACGTCCTGGTCTGCACCGATGTCGCCGCGCGCGGTATCGACGTCGAGGGTGTGACCCACGTCGTCAACTACCAGTCGCCGGAGGACGAGAAGACCTACCTCCACCGCATCGGCCGGACCGGCCGCGCGGGCGCCAAGGGCATCGCGATCACGCTGGTCGACTGGGACGACATCCCGCGCTGGCAGCTGATCAACAAGGCCCTGGACCTGAAGTTCCCGGACCCGCCGGAGACCTACTCCACCTCTCCGCACCTGTTCGAGGAGCTGGGCATCCCGGCGGGCACCAAGGGTGTGCTGCCGCGTGCCGAGCGGACCCGTGCGGGTCTGCGCGCCGAAGAGGTCGAGGACCTCGGCGAGACCGGCGGCCGCGGCCGCAAGGCCGCCGCTCCGGCCCCCGTCCGTGAGGAGCGCGAGCCGCGCACCCGTACGCCGCGCCAGCGCCGCCGCACCCGTGGTGGAGAAGCCGCGGCGGAGGCAGGCGCCGCGACGGTGCCCGCACCCGCCAAGGAGGCCACCCCGGTCTCCCCGGCCGGAGACGAGGCGGCCGAAGCCCCGCGTACGCCGCGCCGTCGCCGCCGTACCCGCCTCGGCGCCCCCGAAGCCGTCGCCGAGGCGGCCGTGGCGGTCACCGAGGCCCCGGCGGTTCCCGCTCCGGTGGCCGAGGCCGCACCCGTGATCGAGGCCGCACCCGTGGCCGAGCCGGTCGCGGAGCCGGTGGCGGAGACCAAGCCGCGTCGTCGTCGCAGCCGCGCCGCGGCGAAGCCGGTGGCCGAGGAGACGGCCGCGCCTGTCGCGGCGGCTCCGGCCGCCCCGGCCCCGGCCGAGTTCCAGACCGTGGCCGTCGCTGCGGGTGTGATCGAGCCGGCCACCGAGCCGAAGGCCGTCCGGCCGCGCCGTCGCACCCGGGTCGTGAAGCCGGCCGACGAGGTCGACTTCCAGATCGCCCCGGCCGCCGAGCCGGAGCCCGACGTCAAGACGCGTCGCCGCCCGGCCCGCGCCACGAAGCCGAAGACGGAGTCGAAGGCGAAGGCCGAGACCAAGGCGAAGGCTGAGCCGAAGGCCGAGACCAAGGCCACCGAGACCGCGCCGGCCGCCGAGCCGAAGGCCCGGGCGACCAAGGCGACGAGGTCCCGCGCGAAGGCGGAGACGGCGGAGCCCGCGGCGAAGAAGGCCACGACGAAGGCGGCCAAGGCCGCGTCGGAGCCCGTCGCCACCGAGCAGCCCGCCGTCGAGGCTCCGGCCGCCGAGGCGGAGGCCAAACCGCGCCGCCGCCGCGCCACCCGCAGCGTCACCTCGGCCACGACGCAGGAGGCCGCCGTGGTCTCCGCGGCCGAGGCCGTGGCGAGCGAGGCCGCCGCCGAGCCCAAGCCCCGTCGCCGCCGGGCCACCCGCCCCGCGGGTGCCGCATCGGTCACGACGACCGAGGGCTGA